GATGATTTATATGCTAAGCTCAATGCAGCTGTTGACTCATTCGATGCTGATGATGAAGTGTTGGTATTGGCGGACCTTTGGAGTGGTTCTCCATTTAACCAAGCAAGTCGCGTTGCTGGCGAACGTCCAGACCGTAAATTTGCCATCATCACTGGACTTAACTTGCCAATGCTAATTCAAGCCTACACAGAGCGTCTAATGGATGCATCTGCAGGAGTTGAAAAGGTTGCCGCAAACATTATCAAGGAAGCCAAAGATGGTATCAAGGTTCTTCCAGAAGAACTTCAACCAGCTGAGGCTGCTCCAGCTGCAAGTGCTGCTCAAGCACCTAAAGGAGCAATCCCACCAGGAACTGTTATCGGTGATGGTAAGTTGAAAATCAACTTAGCTCGTATCGATACTCGTCTCTTGCATGGTCAGGTCGCTACTGCTTGGACTCCAGCTTCTAAGGCTGACCGTATCATCGTCGCTTCAGATACAGTTGCACAAGACGACCTTCGTAAGCAATTGATCAAGCAAGCGGCTCCAGGAAACGTTAAAGCAAACGTTGTTCCTATCAAGAAACTGATTGAGGTTTCTAAAGATCCTCGCTTCGGTAACACACACGCTTTGATTCTCTTTGAAACACCTCAAGAAGCTCTTGAAGCAATCGAAGGTGGCGTAGAAATCAAGGAATTGAACGTTGGTTCTATGGCTCACTCAACAGGTAAAACAATGGTGAACACTGTTCTTTCTATGGATAAGGACGATGTTGCAACCTTTGAACGCTTGCGTGAACTTGGTGTCAAATTCGATGTCCGTAAAGTTCCAAACGATTCACCAAAAGATTTGTTTGACTTGATTAACAAGGCAGATGTTAAATAATAACTGATTAACACTGTGTGATTATCAGAAATATGAAAGGATTATAAATATGTCAGATATTTCAATTATTTCTGCAATTTTGGTCGTTTTTGTGGCCTTTCTTGCAGGTATGGAAGGTGTCCTTGACCAATTCCAATTCCATCAACCAATCGTTGCATGTACCCTCATCGGTCTTGTTACCGGTAACCTAACAGCTGGTGTTATGCTTGGAGGAACTCTCCAACTTGTTGCTCTTGGCTGGTCAAACATCGGTGCTGCGATTGCACCAGACGCTGCCCTTGCTTCTGTTGCTGCCGCTATCATCTTGATTAAGGGTGGTGACTTCTCAGCAACTGCTATCTCAGTTGCTCAAGGTCTTGCTATCCCTCTTGCTGTTGCAGGTCTTTTCCTTACAATGCTTGTGCGTACTGCATCTGTTGCCCTTGTACACGGTGCTGACGCTGCTGCAGAACGCGGTGATTTTGGTGCACTTGAGCGCTACCACTTGATCGCTCTTTCACTTCAAGGTCTTCGTATTGCTGTTCCTGCTGCCCTTCTTCTTGCTATCCCAACTGAGGCTGTTCAAGCTGCTCTTGAATCTATGCCAGCTTGGTTGTCAGGTGGTATGAACGTCGGTGGTGGTATGGTTGTTGCCGTAGGTTTCGCTATGGTTATCAACATGATGGCTACTCGTGAAGTATGGCCATTCTTCGCTATCGGTTTCGCTCTTGCTGCTGTTAGCCAGTTGACACTTATCGCACTTGGTGCTATCGGTGTATCTCTTGCCTTTATCTACCTTAACCTTTCTAAAAAAGGTGGAAACGGTGGCGGAGCTGGTTCTAACGATCCAATCGGCGACATCCTAGAAGACTACTAAGAAGAAAGGAAGAACACAATCATGACAGAAAAAATTCAACTTTCAGTAAAAGATCGTAAAGCGATTTGCTGGCGTTCAACCTTCCTTCAAGCATCATGGAACTTTGAGCGTATGCAAAACTTGGGTTGGGCTTACACAATGGTTCCAGCCATCAAAAAACTTTACACTAAGAAAGAAGATCAAATTGCGGCTCTTAAACGCCACATGGAATTCTTTAACACACACCCATACGTTGCTGCACCTATCGTCGGTGTAACACTTGCCCTTGAAGAAGAGCGTGCAAACGGTGCTGACATCGATGACGCTGCTATCCAAGGTGTGAAAATCGGTATGATGGGACCTCTCGCTGGTATCGGTGACCCAGTATTCTGGTTTACAGTACGTCCTATCCTTGGTGCCCTAGGTGCTTCACTTGCTGTGTCAGGTAACATCCTTGGCCCAATCCTCTTCTTCGGTCTTTGGAACGCTATCCGTATGAGCTTCCTATGGTACACTCAAGAGTTTGGTTACAAATCAGGTAAAGAAATCACTAAAGATATGTCAGGTGGTATCCTCCAAGACATCACTAAAGGGGCTTCTATCCTCGGTATGTTCATCCTTGCCGTACTTGCTCAACGTTGGGTATCTATCGGCTTCAACTTCACGGTTTCTGAAGTTCCACTCTCAGAAGGTGCTTACATCGAGTGGGATAAATTGCCAGAAGGCTACGAAGGTATCCAAAAAGCCTTTGAATTGGTTGGTCAAGGTTTGTCACAAACTCCAACTAAAGTTACTACTTTCCAACAAAACTTGGACGGTCTTATCCCAGGCTTCATGCACTTGCTTCTTACCTTCCTATGTATGTGGTTGTTGAAGAAAAAAGTTTCTCCAATCACTATCATCGTTGGTTTGTTCGCATTCGGTATCGTAGCTCGCCTATTTGGAATTATGTAATCCATTAAGAAACCCCGCTCATGCGGGGTTTTATGGTATAATAAAACAAGAAATGAGGTAACTATGGCACAATCATTAAACAAACACGTCGAACTATCCACAACAGGCGTTTCCTATCTCAGTCTTGCAGGTGGAACGGTGGGCAAGTTCCTGCTAGGTGATCAAGCTCTGGAATTTTATGCTGATAACAACGTTGAAAATTACGTTCAAATTCCTTGGACATCTATCGTTCAAATCGGTGCCAATGTTTCCAACAAAAAAATCAGTCGCCACTTCGAAATCTATACTGATAGTGGCAAATTCCTGTTTGCTTCTAAAGATTCTGGTAAAATCCTAAAAATTGCCCGTGAGCATATCGGCAATGAAAAAGTTGTGAAATTACCAACTCTTATGCAAATTCTAGGACAGAAAATCTCAAATCTATTTGCAAAAAAATAAAAAATCAAGTATAATAAGACAAACGGATAAGTAGTATCAGGCGTTTTTCAGAAAGTCTGCGGTCGCTGTGAGCAGATAAACAAGGGATATGAAATTCTACCGTTGGCTAAAAATGACATACTTAAAGTGCACAGAATGTGAAGCTGGATGGAACCGCGGTAAATATCGCTCCAGCATCTCTCATTCTGTGTTTTTTATTCAAAAGGAGACATCTATGCTAGATATCAAACGTATTCGTACAGATTTTGACGGAGTAGCTGCCAAATTAGCTACTCGTGGTGTGGCTGCCGAAACCTTGGCAGACATCAAGGACTTGGATGCAAAACGCCGTGAAATCTTGGTTACTGTAGAAGAATTAAAAGCAGAGCGCAACACCGTTTCTGCCGAGATTGCTCAAGCAAAACGCAACAAGGAAAATGCTGATGACAAGATTGCGGCTATGCAGAAATTGTCTGCGGACGTAAAAAACTTGGATGCTGAACTCTTGGAAATTGACGAAAAATTAAATGCCATCCTTGCAGTTCTTCCGAATACGCCACATGACTCAGTTCCTGTTGGTGCGGATGAAGAAGAAAATGTGGAAGTTCGCCGCTGGGGCACTCCTCGGGAATTTAGCTTCGAGCCAAAAGCTCACTGGGACTTGGGCGAAGACCTGGATATTTTGGACTGGGAACGTGGGGCAAAAGTAACCGGAGCCCGCTTCCTCTTCTACAAAAACTTGGGTGCCCGCTTGGAGCGTGCCCTCTACAACTTCATGTTGGACGAGCATATCGCAGAAGGCTACCAAGAAATCATTACACCTTACATGGTCAACCATGACTCTATGTTCGGTACTGGTCAATATCCTAAATTCAAGGAAGATACTTTTGAGTTGGCAGATACCAACTTCGTCCTCATCCCAACTGCGGAAGTGCCGTTGACCAACTACTACCGCAACGAGATTTTGGAAGAAAAAGACCTGCCAATCTACTTCACAGCCATGAGCCCATCTTTCCGTTCTGAAGCTGGTTCTGCTGGTCGTGACACCCGTGGTCTTATCCGCCTTCACCAATTCCACAAGGTTGAAATGGTCAAATTTGCCACACCAGAACAGTCTTATGATGAATTGGAAAAAATGACGGCAAATGCAGAGAATATCCTTCAAAAATTAGGCTTGCCATACCGTGTGTTGGCTCTCTGCACAGGCGATATGGGCTTC
The nucleotide sequence above comes from Streptococcus sp. 29887. Encoded proteins:
- a CDS encoding PTS sugar transporter subunit IIB; this encodes MSIGIIIASHGEFAAGIHQSGQMIFGEQEKVQVVTFMPSEGPDDLYAKLNAAVDSFDADDEVLVLADLWSGSPFNQASRVAGERPDRKFAIITGLNLPMLIQAYTERLMDASAGVEKVAANIIKEAKDGIKVLPEELQPAEAAPAASAAQAPKGAIPPGTVIGDGKLKINLARIDTRLLHGQVATAWTPASKADRIIVASDTVAQDDLRKQLIKQAAPGNVKANVVPIKKLIEVSKDPRFGNTHALILFETPQEALEAIEGGVEIKELNVGSMAHSTGKTMVNTVLSMDKDDVATFERLRELGVKFDVRKVPNDSPKDLFDLINKADVK
- a CDS encoding PTS mannose/fructose/sorbose transporter subunit IIC, which codes for MSDISIISAILVVFVAFLAGMEGVLDQFQFHQPIVACTLIGLVTGNLTAGVMLGGTLQLVALGWSNIGAAIAPDAALASVAAAIILIKGGDFSATAISVAQGLAIPLAVAGLFLTMLVRTASVALVHGADAAAERGDFGALERYHLIALSLQGLRIAVPAALLLAIPTEAVQAALESMPAWLSGGMNVGGGMVVAVGFAMVINMMATREVWPFFAIGFALAAVSQLTLIALGAIGVSLAFIYLNLSKKGGNGGGAGSNDPIGDILEDY
- a CDS encoding PTS system mannose/fructose/sorbose family transporter subunit IID, with protein sequence MTEKIQLSVKDRKAICWRSTFLQASWNFERMQNLGWAYTMVPAIKKLYTKKEDQIAALKRHMEFFNTHPYVAAPIVGVTLALEEERANGADIDDAAIQGVKIGMMGPLAGIGDPVFWFTVRPILGALGASLAVSGNILGPILFFGLWNAIRMSFLWYTQEFGYKSGKEITKDMSGGILQDITKGASILGMFILAVLAQRWVSIGFNFTVSEVPLSEGAYIEWDKLPEGYEGIQKAFELVGQGLSQTPTKVTTFQQNLDGLIPGFMHLLLTFLCMWLLKKKVSPITIIVGLFAFGIVARLFGIM
- a CDS encoding DUF956 family protein, whose translation is MAQSLNKHVELSTTGVSYLSLAGGTVGKFLLGDQALEFYADNNVENYVQIPWTSIVQIGANVSNKKISRHFEIYTDSGKFLFASKDSGKILKIAREHIGNEKVVKLPTLMQILGQKISNLFAKK
- the serS gene encoding serine--tRNA ligase codes for the protein MLDIKRIRTDFDGVAAKLATRGVAAETLADIKDLDAKRREILVTVEELKAERNTVSAEIAQAKRNKENADDKIAAMQKLSADVKNLDAELLEIDEKLNAILAVLPNTPHDSVPVGADEEENVEVRRWGTPREFSFEPKAHWDLGEDLDILDWERGAKVTGARFLFYKNLGARLERALYNFMLDEHIAEGYQEIITPYMVNHDSMFGTGQYPKFKEDTFELADTNFVLIPTAEVPLTNYYRNEILEEKDLPIYFTAMSPSFRSEAGSAGRDTRGLIRLHQFHKVEMVKFATPEQSYDELEKMTANAENILQKLGLPYRVLALCTGDMGFSAAKTYDLEVWIPAQNAYREISSCSNTEDFQARRAQIRYRDAADGKVKLLHTLNGSGLAVGRTVAAILENYQNEDGSVTIPEVLRPYMGGVDVIKP